CCAATAACACTCAAGGGACTCTAGATGACGGCTCTGTTGAGACGACACTTGACATGCATATGGGCGGTATCGCTGCCAATGTCATCGGCGTCCCCACTGGTGCTATTATAGTTCACGCTTCTGCTTCCGCCGACAGGCTGGGCTGGGCTCTGCAGCGGGACAATTGGGCGTACGGGCAGTTGTTGGAGCGGTACAGGAAGGCAGAGGAAGTTACTGACGAAGACCTTGCGGGCATCGACCTCCGGGAGTTCTTGTTTTACACCTGCGTTAAGGGCTTCGTCCCAAAGCTCGATACCCAGTACACACATCCGAGTCTCACTACCGGCGCAACGTTCCTCCCGCAGGCCGATAGGAATTCCATTGTCCGCAGTGTTTTTGCGTGCTGCGGTGCAACATACCTTGCCTGGTACGACCTTGAGCGCTTTCAGCAGTtgagcgatgagctctatATTGACTGCAAGACCCAAATCCTTGAGTATGTCCAGAGTGTCGACAACTACGCGGACGAAGATTGGCTCTTTGCATCCCTGTTGCTGCTATGCATAAGAGACAAAAATTCTTTTACGGGCACCGTGGATGGGTGCGTGTGGCATCTGGCCAactccttcttgatcatCAGTGAGAAATACTATCACCGTGCGCCTGCACAGTCTCTTGATGACCCGCTATCCGACAACCTCTTACGCGAAAGCATAGTGCTGCAGCCTCAGGAGCGAATGTTCCTGGAAAGCTTTATTTATCACTACTCTATCTCGCTTCTGTTTGCACGGGACATTTCGGCGCTCCCAAACCCATGCGCCCTTTTCAGATCTCTGAGCCTGGTGCTCAAATGCCCTGTGTACGACATTAAGGGCAACAATGACTGGGTGAGCAACCCTTTGCTAGGACTGACGCTGGACGCATTCGAGATCCTCGCTAAACTTTCCTACATTGCACGTATGCCCATGCCGCTTGGCCCAACCTGGCTAGGAAAAGTTGTTCatctcaaaagcttgtgCACATGCTACGCTCCGCCTGCCCCTACATCTCCCGACATGACCGAAGCAGAGTGGCTCAACTACAGGGTCACGTCTGCCACTGGCGTTCTGGTGACCAAAGCCTGCGACCTGCTAGCGAAGAAAATAATAGACTACGACTCCTTCGATATAGACAGTAGCGACGTGCAGATGCGCACCAGGGAGATAATACAGCTATTCAAGGATCTCCCTAGCGACCACAAAATTTGGGGAATACTTCCATGGACCCTACTGATAACCGGAGCGTTCTGCCGGAGGATCGAGGATCAGATCTTCATTACTCGCAAAATAGAGATCATGGCTCATCGCGCCCACAGTTACTGCGGTTTGAAGatgtcttctttcttgcaTGCCATCTGGAACTCAGAAGTTGGTATCAATTACCTTTTTGACAGAGACCGGCTGGCACAAGTTGACCTATAACGAATGTCAGTTTCCCGGTTTTTAACCGTCTATACGCTTTAACTTAAGAAGAAATTTAACACACCATGCTCGATACCTGAAGGTGCAGATCTCGCCTGCAAACAATCGTGTCAAGAGCCGCCCGGACAATGTGAGCGGAAGCGGCAATGTGAATTATTATTTCATTTTTCCGCCTCCCCTAActcattttttttattgacAAGTAGAATTTTCCACAATATTCGCTCCGTGATACCGGCTCTTGGATGCTAGTCGAAGACCGAGCACCCAGCAGAATTTGTCCAAGTGAGGCGTTTTCCGCGAAGGCTTTCACAAAGCGCAGTGAACGGCTTTGCGGAGCTTAGGAAAGGTGGGTCACCTTATGACTTATTACCAAAACAAGCGTAGCTTCGGGCAAGCATAGCTTCAGGCAGCCTATCGAAGAGTCCGAGATACGAGCGGTGGCCTACTTCCGTCAGCCGATTGCTTCTCGACCAGGATAAAAAGCTATAAATTGAGTAGATTGTTTATCCGGCACACTACCCGAACGACTCGAATCATCGTGAACTCTAAACTGATTTTTAACATATTGTAATGAGAGCGTTAGCATACTTTGGTCAAAAAGACATCCGCTTCACTGACAGCCTTGCGCAACCACAGGTTTCTCATGAGGATGAGGTGGAAATTGACGTTAGCTGGTGCGGTGTATGTGGTTCCGATCTCCACGAATATCTTGATGGCCCTATTTTCTTTCCAGCTAATGGGAAGACACACGCTATGAGCGGCCAAGGCCTTCCCCAGGCCATGGGCCATGAGATGTCTGGCATTGTGTCAAAAGTAGGAAGCGACGTTTCCAAGGTCAAGGTTGGTGATCACGTGGTTGTAGGTGCATGCTGCACGTGTGAAGACCGCGCTAGGTGGCCCGACGTCAAGCACGAGAGGGAGGGTCTGTGCATTGCATGCAAGACAGGAAACCCTAACTGCTGCACTGACCTTGGATTCTGTGGGCTTGGGTGCCAAAGTGGCGgttttgctgaaaaaattgTCCTCAGCGAGCGTAATGTCGTCAAAATTCCAAACAGTCTTCCCCTCGATGTGGCCGCACTTGTAGAACCTATCTCTGTCTCTTGGCACGCGGTCCGCATTTCGAAGCTACAACCAGGTCAGACCGCTTTGGTTTTGGGTGCTGGCCCCATCGGCCTAGCGGCAGTTCTTGCACTGCAGAGCCATGGTGCCGGCACCATTATTGTCTCAGAACCTGCAGACACTAGAAGGCAGAAAGCTGAGGCTTTGGGTGCTCAAACATTCAATCCAACAGAACATGGTGATAACGTCATCGAAGCGCTTCGTAAATTGGCTCCAGGCGGTGAAGGTTTCAACTTCTCCTACGACTGCTGTGGTACCAGCGAGACTTTCAGCGCCGGCCTGCATACACTAACACCTAAAGGTGTCGCTGTCAACATCGCGGTTTGGGGTCCTAAGCCAATTGACTTCTACCCAATGGATGtcacaacatcagagaGATTTGTTACAGGATCCATCTGCTACACTACTCAAGATTTCGAAGAGGTCGTAGACGCAATGGACAAGGGCAAAATTGACATCAACAAGGTGAAAACCATGATCACAGGTCGCGAAAGAATTGAAAATGGTTTCGAGAACGGCATAATGGATTTGATCAACAATAAggagaagaacatcaaaattttaTTGACTCCGAACAATTTCAAGGAACTTGCTTAGGGACCTTTCTAAAATCGTATAAGCGATCAAAGAACGTACCCTGCGGCCTGTTTAGTGCACATATTTCTTTAAATACTTGATGTCCCTGTAAATGCATTTTATTAAGATCCTAATTTTATGAAAATTTTATATGTACACTGTCGCGATGAGATGCTGTTCAAATCCAAGAGCTAAAACAAGCAAACTCCCATAATGGCCAAGAAGATTTCGAAGCACTCGAGAGCTGCTAGAAGGTTGGAAGTCGAAGATGTCGAAGCCCAGACGCTCGCGAAGCTTCCAAGAGCCCAAAATTTGGATTTAACAAACAAGCTGATAAGAACAGCATCAAAGAATGAACAACTTTTGGAGGCGAAGATGCGGAAGAAAGAAGGGTCCGGTAAGAGGGTCGGCAAAAAGTCTATTGCAAAGGGCTTGCCTGAAAACCTAGATAAAGAAAGATTGGAAAAGGCGCTTAACGTTACAAGCAGACTTGACGGTAAAGTTCAGAAAGCTAAGTCAAGAGCCAAGTATGTTCAGAatgcaagaaaagctggcTGGGACCGCACCAACGAAAGTATCAAAAGAGATCTGGCTCTTTTAACGGCCTCAAAATCAGACATAAGCTCCAAGGACGACAAGACAGCCGAAGACTCCATGGAACAAGATGAGGCTTAtattgatgaagacgaggGAAACTCCTCCACTCCACCTCAAGCTGAGGCAACGAACGCCTTTGATTTACTGACGGATGACGTCGAGGCGTAGATGATGGACAATGTCCAAACTCATTTTTATAGACGGCTCCCATGAGCACGCTTTGTGCGAGCGTATTCAAATTCCAGATGCCGCCATGGGTTTATACTATCCGTGGCTTCTTCAGATTGGCAGTCGACTTGGCCATGCTCCTCTAAGTGCGTTGTCCTTACATgtcgtcgtcctcgaaTCTTGTACATTATAACATCATGAACAACCCCGCTGTGAGTGCTGTCATCAGAACAATGATCGCAGTACTCTATTAAAATCGAGCGTGTTCGTCAAAAGTCAAGGAGTGATGCCTTTATGGTTCGCTCCTGAATTGCGACTGGGGGAGTAAAAAATATATTTAGTCTAATCACACCAACCAGTATATATATGAGAACTTTAGAGGATATCACTATTGGAGGGTCAACGTACACGATGGCTGACAAGGACGCATTGAGACTAGGAGAGACTGCTCAATCGATAGTGAACaagatcttttcaagatttatGTTGCTGGACGCCTTGTTTAGGGGTATGGTATTTGGGGTCGGAGTCCTTGTTGTCGTGTTCCTCACCGCTGTGCTGCTGATCAAGATTATGTTGGCAAGCCAAGAGAACGGGAAGGCCAAGGCAAAGTCAGGGAACCGGAATACGAGTCCCTCATCTGTGGACAATGCGAAATCTGGCGACCAGAAGTCCCGTAATGCAAAGTCTAGCGCCTTGAACGACGAAGACCACGCGCACCTTCTGTCAAGAAAGGTTATTCCTATCAACTCCACAGACGACTTTACAGAGGAACTTGAGATATCAGTGATGGAGGAAGATGACTAGCGCTCGAAAATGTGCTATATTGACAGATTGACGACGCGCGCTTTTTTTGTGCTAAATGGACCGTTCTGGACACTAAAATCAAAGGGGTGCCACGAAGAACAAATTAAAGTAGATTAGTTATCTAATGCACTTGTAATAGGATTACACAGATTACCGCTACTCTATTTGCTTGCTCTCGCTGGTGCTTTAAGGTTGAGCGCGTTCTTCCCTTCCGCTTTCGAAAACCCCGCGTAAAATCACTTACCGAATATCGTAAATAGTCATATCTAGAGAATTTCTCTGCAGCAAAACTGAAGAAATCCTCCCACCCTTCTTTACGGAGCTGACCCCCATAGCGCTAAGCCGCCTAAGGATGTCATTCCATAGAATTTTATTTGAAATATTGttattttgaatatttAGTTACTTCGTTATACCATAGTAAGCGCGGTGACATCTTTCAGAAGTCGCCTACTTCCCAGAGAGTGTCAGCTTTGCGCGAACAGCCTTGACCTGAGTGTAGTTTTCCAGCGCTTCAATTCCCATTTCTCTGCCGATACCCGAGGCATTGAAGCCACCGAATGGAACAGCGTGGTGGAAGTCGTTGAAAGTGTTGATCCAAACCGTACCGGAGTTGACTCTGTTGGAGACCTCAATagctttgttgatgtctttAGTGTGAACGCCAGCAGCCAAACCATACTCAGAGTCGTTAGCCTTCTCAATCACCTCCTCGACGGTCTTGAACTTTGTGATGGTGACAACAGGGCCGAAAATCTCTTCCTTGACAATTCTCATGTCTTCGGTAACATCACCGAAAATGGTTGGCTTCACAAAGAAACCCTTGTTTCCTAGTCTTTCGCCACCAGTAACCAAGGTGGCACCCTCATCTCTTCCAATCTCGACATACTTCaagatcttggaaagctGCATCTGAGATGTCTGTGCACCTTGGAAGGTTGCATCGTCGAATGGGTCGCCGACTTTGACGTTCTCAGTGGCAGCCTTTAGTTCCTCCAAAAATTGATCGTACACGGATTCTTCAACATATACTCTGGAGCCTGCGCAGCAAACCTCACCACTGTTGTAGTAGATACCCAAGATAATGTTCTGAACGGTCGCCTTCAGGTCTGCGTCAGCAAACACAATGTTAGGAGACTTACCACCTAGTTCCAGAGTCACCTTCTTTAGGTTGGCACCAGCATTTTGATAGATGTGGCGTCCAGTAGCAGTTGAACCAGTAAATgcaattttcttgatcttaGGGTGCGTAGTTAGTGCCTCACCGATGATCTTACCGAACCCGGAGATAATGTTAACAACGCCGGCAGGAATGCCGGCTTTAGGCACAAATTGGGAGACATAAAGGGCGGACAAGGGGGTAGATTCAGCAGTCTTCAGAACGACGGTGTTACCGGTGGCCAAGGCAGGGCCGACCTTCCAGGCCCACATCAATAGAGGAAAGTTCCAAGGGATAATTTGTCCACATACACCTAGAGGCTGTCTGATGGTGTACGAGAAGTGGGTTGAGCCTGTGTTAATGAGCCGGCCATCAATTTTGTCACACCAGCCAGCGCACGAACGCAAGTAGTTGGCGACTAGCTGAACGTCGCCACGTGCACTAGAGATAGCCTTTCCGTTGTCAAGAGTCTCGATGGATGCAATTGTTTCTAGGTCTTCCTCGATCAATTCTGCGAGCTTGTTAAGAGCCTTTGCGCGTACCAGAGGGTCGGCGTCGGACCACACACCGCTCTTGAAAGCCTGGTCTGCAGCCGCGATTGCGTCTTCTACGTCGTCTTCGCGCGCTTCGTAGACGTGTGtgatctcttcttccgTAGCAGGGCTGACGACCTCGAAAGTCTTGCCTTGCTTGGCGCGGACgaacttgttgttgatgaacaaCCCGGTTGGCTGCTCATACTCGATGCCGTTAGGCATTTTGACCGGCACGCGCAAGGGCAACTGCGCGTAGAAGCGCATTCCAAGCCGCGTCGCAGCCACGGGCATTCCCCGTAGTGCTGTTCCTGTTCTGGAAAGCATCTGGTTATGTGGTGCTTTTTAAGGTCTGCAGGAACAATGAAAAGTGAACCAGCTCACTTCAATGTTTTATATGAGAAACGCtattgcttcttgaaagttgGCGCAGATAGTCCTTGGCGCTTATTGTTATGAAACTCGGGTTTTTGCAGTACAAACCGTTTGggacttgaagctcattGTTCTGCCTCCAATCCTCGATGCTACGTCCTTTATATAGATTCTCCAATCTTTACGTTAGGGGCTGCTACGGGAAGCATTCATCCCGCAAAGCCAAGGAGTATGCCCCCGCTTTTCACCCTCTCCGCAAACACGGTGGTCATTCCTCATTTTTGCGGCTGTTGAATTCCCGATTATCCCAAAGAAAGTCCGCCCCATTATTAGGGGGCTGCAACTGTCATGCACAAATAAAGTTGTCCAACGTCATCCCTCTCATTCCATAAGAGGCAGCATAAGGCACTTTTGACGAAAATATCACCATTTAGGCGTATCATTTGCTACGCGTATGCTCGGATACATGGAATGTAGCAGTGTCAATCCCAATGCGCCCCGCAGTGGAGTACATCAGCACGGATGTATCCGGAATCCGGGTACTGTGAATACCAGACCTAGAACAACTTTTATCGCGGCCTTTACAGGAGCGTTCTCTCAGTTCGCTGATTTGTCAAGTGGTTGCGAACTTACGGAGTGACGCTTCATACGAATAAGCAAGGCCCGAACGTGATGAACTTGCTGGCCGGCTGTATAAGGATCCCCTTATCCGATAGCCGCTTTGGAAGTCACGTCTTCCCTATTCGCAACGCCAGAGATTGCTGTAAACATGAAAGCAGCTTAGGGGTTGTTCTAAGGCAGTGATGCGACCGCATCTTAATTAATCAAGTGCGCGCGGGTAACACGGCATTTTTAAAATCTGAAATACTCAGTACAGCAAAACAGTACTGCGCAAACGATCTACACGTACAAGGCACCCGGCAGAAGGAACCTGTGTTAAAGGATTTTCGAAATACACTCGAAACCGATATTCGTTGCCCTTTTCTTACAATATTAAATGTGCGTTTTTATGTCGTATCTATTTTGGGAGAGCAGATCACCAGCCACGCCGAACTTAAACACCGAAACTCGCGAGTAGCTTTATCGCTGTGAACTTCACGCACGTGCCCAGCGAGTTAAGGTTGCCCTATAGTTCAGGTGGTGGAGCAGAGGCTTTGGGCACGCATTATCTGCAAGGAAGTATGCAAGTAATCGTCAATCAGAGAACGGGCCCTTCTAGCCGCGCCTTTATGAATTCTATAGGAATATCTTCTTAAGGTTAGGAGCTGCCATAGCTGCTGCTTCAGCCAACATCTTCCTTTCTGATTCAGCCTTGAATTGCGTGAGCGGATTTCTTCGGACGTCCAGCGTCCGCAGGTTCACCGGCAGGCGTTCAAACAAGTTTGCGGCACTCTGTAGCTCGTTGTCTGTGATTATTAAAGCATCCAGTGCCGGGCAGTGCGTAGCAAACTCCGGAGGCAGCTCCTCAAAGCCAAGGCGCGAAAGTCGCAGTTTGCGGAGCATGTGGGGTAGAATGTTCCACGGTACCATAACAGAAGAGCTGGCGCCTGTTATACCTGTCAGCTCGAGGTGCTCAAGCGATTCAGGCAGCCTTTGGATTTGGAGGCTCTCGCCGCTGAGCTTCAGAATGCGAAGTTGTGGGAAATCTCCCAACTCTCTTAGCGCCGCACAGCCAAGTGCTGTCAAACTACGCAAACTTTTGTTCGTGTTTCCCACAAGGGTTTCTAGCGGATTTCCGTCAAGTTTTAGTACTCTTAGGCCGGTTAGTAAATGTAGATTCTTGACTGTTGTGATTTTGTTTCCGCTAAGGTCGAGCTCCCGAAGGTGTGTCAGAAAATTGGGTTCTTGGTCCGAAGATAAAAGATCTGCAAAGTCCAGCGGCCCAATCAATCGGTTGCGGGCTATGTTCAATGTATCTATGCGTAGACGTGACTCGGATAGGCCCTGCAATGAGGTTACACCGTTTTGAGAGATGTTGATGTTGCGAAGATGCAGGCACGCTGCGAATAAGGAAAGATTAGTAGAAAGCGCGTTGTGTGACATATCAACATCCTCTAGGTGCTCCAATGCATCTAAACGGCAGTAAGTCCCGATTCTATTATGAGAGCAGCATAGACTAATAGTGTGTTTAGGAACACCTTGTAATGAGTTTAGCTTGTTGTGCGAAACATTAAGTTCTAGTACGCTAGGTGCCATTTCGTCAAGCCCTACCAgactttcaagatctcTTCTCTCCAATGAAAGATCTCTGACTTTTACCCAATTCTCTTTGCGTGGAATTGCGTCCACCAATGCTGAGACAACAGCCCCTCGGGAGATTCGGAATGATGTATCCAGATCTGATACGCTCGTGACATTATCCACCAGGTTGTGCGTAGTGTCTGCAGGAAGACTTGTGACACGGCTTGCTCTCCTAACGGCCTTGTCTACCCCTGCAGGAACTTGAGTGTTTTCTCCTGATCGATTTCTAGACAAGAACTTTAAATCAACTTTTGGGGTCGAAAGAGGGGTGTCATCGACCATGGAAGTTTCTGGACGAGTCCGCGGCAATTTAAAGGACACAATTTTGCTCTGCGAGCTTTCATCTTGCGCTCCACTAGTAGAAACGTCAACAGTAGCCGACGGCTGATCCCACACACCTTCTTTATAGTTAAAAACCATACCCGCATCTTCTGGTGTAATTAACTTTAGGGGCCGCCTAGGGGACTCCTTCCTCGCTTCGTTCCGAGGCTGATGGggctgctttttgtttgattGACGTATGCTAGGTGAAAGAGATGGATCAAATGAATCAAAGGATGAATTTGATCCTGTTTCGTAACCATCGGAAACAGACCGCACAGGCGAGTTTAACTTATGCTCATcgtcgttgaagaagttggacCGCTGGTGGCGCAAGACGTTATTGAATACACCTAATGCCTCACGAGCAGGGTCGATATCTAACTCTGTATCTTTCTCTTGTGTCGTGTTGTTTTCAGGGTCCAACTGGTGTGTCTCATCTACCGGAAGTCTCGTTCCCCGTTTCTTGAACGTGTTAGTGGGTATTAAAGAAATGTCACTTAGTGAAGACGTTACAACCAGGTCTGCTGGCGCGTGCAGTTCTTGTGAGCCCTTCTCCGCCACCACCTGACCCTGCATGTATTGTTTCCATTGCGGAAGTTCCGCATTTTCAGAGTCTATCCCGTGTTGCTGAACAGTCCCGTAGTTGACTGACCAACTATCTAGCTTATCAACATAGCTCCTGCCATTCCGCGGATAACGGCCCTGtgaatcaaaagctttgtcCTGGAATTTATCATTTTCCATATACGGTTTGAGTTTAGAAGGCGAGCTTATATGGAATCGGCCCAAGCTCTCACTCAGTTGTTTGGACGGTGAGGACTTACTTGACATGGAGCCTCAATTCCGAGCTGTGACCTCGCCTAATAATACGATAATGGGTTTTGTGCTTAACAACTACTTTCAGCAAGCGCTGCTGTGTCTCATCGACATTCGAGTACATTATGTGTTACCCTCAGTACGCGATTTTTTGGCGTAGGGACTGtagctcatcaaaaaatGTATACACAAAACTCACAGAATTGGAGCAGTTTGAAAACTAGGACTCCGGGAActtgaggaaaacaagaGCCAGATGGAGCCGAGTAACGATGAGGAAGCGTTCTTTCGGGTTATTTCGGAGAATATGAAATATGCTTTTACAAGTCCGATCGCCACCACAACACAATTTCCCACGCCCTATTCCCAAGCGCATAATAATACTAGCTCTCACACTCAAGAGACGGAACGGGCAAGAACACACTCCGAAAGTCAATCCATCGTGGAAAACAGTATGCTAGCAGAGTCTAATGGTGCTTCCTCATTGAGCGATGTTAACGTGCAGCCTTCGTCAGTACTCCAACTTGGAAACGAATTCATGTTGACATCACCAGAGCAATTTAGAGAGTTTCTCTTCGAGTCGCCAGCAGGAATTAACCTTCTTCACCGGACACCGGCAAAGACGCCTCTTCGTTTCTTCAACAGTTCCGCAATAGTTTCTTCTGCCCAAAGCCAGAGCCATCAGTCTCAGCAAAATCAAGGCCACTTACCGCAACAAGCAACTAATGGGCCGCTTCAGAATCAAATCACTCCTCTCAGGAATATAGATGTCAACCTAATGTTCAACTCCAGAAATAAGCAAACGAACAACACATCGTCACCTTCCAAACGCTACTTGTCGCTCACACCCTACGGTAAGAGAGTACTTTCTGATATAGGAACCCCCTATGCAAAGCTGCTCGCCTCTTCTAACAGTGCATTGGTTGATTTTCAGAGGGCCCGGAAAGATGTGCAAAAGTCTGTGGGTCCGCAAGGCTCAGACTTACGATCTCGCGGAAATAGCAATACAAATAAAGGGCTCTCCGGTGACCTAGACGTCGGCTCCGGCCATCACAAAGCTAGTTTAGTATCGGGGAGTGATGATGAAATAGAAAGTGGTGCGGACGATTGCGGGTCTTCTCCCACCACTATCCAACTTAATTCGTCTGTGACGAAATCAACAAGGGATAAACTGGGGTCTATTGGCTCAATCCCAGAAAATAATATTACAAACTCAGACTTAGGACCATCGAGTGAAGACGAGCATGAAACTAACATAGATGAAAGATTATTCGAAATGGAAAAGCTTCCGCTCTCGCCGACgccaaaaccttcaaaacgtAACGACTTAGATGTAACTCGGATTAAAATTCCGGAGCTGCCAAAAATGGGATCTTTTAAGAGTGAGCGGTCAAGCTCGGTTCCAAATACTGCGAAAAAAACAACTAGAAAGCAACCCAAGTTCCAGATCATTGTGACGGATGCCAACTCCTTTAATTCTACTAGGGGAACCGTTATGGGTGGCGATGCGGTTGGTAAGAAACGGAAGcctgctttgaaaagatctCAATCTGAAATCGTTTCAACGACCTCCGCAAGCAGTTCCAGGGgcaaaacaaagagacaGAAATTATCACAGGTGCATAACTTTTCGTTAGACCTCAATTCAAGATACCCGGATTCGCAATAACTTAAGGTGGGCTATATAAAACAAGGTATTGCGGGAACATTGATTGTATGATCGAGGTTAGATTCATGCAGAAATTAAAGGAGAAAACAATAATAAAAAAGGCCTTGACcagctttcaaggaaataTATTTTTAAGAACAATAATGGTAGCAACTTAAAAGAACTCATTGGAGAAATATGTAGCTTCTAGGCTGATTCTATACGCGTCACCAAAGTGAACGCAAGAAGGACCGAACTtcacaaaaaaaaaggaggGGTCTCGTTGTCACTTTACGTTGGTCTAGCGCATCAAGGCGGTTAAGAGGTGAAGCACGAACATTAATGTAACGTACTGACTTAAAGATTGAAAACGCGTCGTTAGGGCTCTCACGTACAAAATTGCGAATGCTCACCCTGCAAATCGTCCAAGTTCTGTACTTGTTTTTAGGAAATATGCAAACTGCTTTCTTGAAACAGTAAAATGGCATCATCTATGTGCTGATACTTGCTTAGAACAAGAGAGtaaaaaagagtttttgtatATAGTTACTGTAATCGCTCAGCTTGCTCATGTTGAAACTAATTCACTTCCATTGACAGGATGATCGAGTACAGAAACATTTTCCTCTCGAGGTTCTCAATAGACGCTAAAATTAAGAATATTTGGCCGATTTATTATGCTACCTCATGAAGCGCGCAACGACGTGACTGATTGGCTTCTGCGCCTTTGTTGCAATCAAACGAGGGCATCGAAGGAAACGAACGCTCAACCTGCAAAACTGATCGAGGTGCCCTCTTAATGCCTACGCGTCTGATTTGTCTTCAATAAACGCCAAATTTCCTGTGGATTATCTTGTTAAACCGATCATTAGACCTAGTTGTTGAATGTTACCAAAGTCAGATACAGAAGAACACATCTCGATTCAATTGAAATAATGACGCGCAGCGCGTAGCCCCTCCTTTCGCACGTGCATTCCGCCGTATCTAAATCCTTTTACAAGATAGGTATTTCGTAGCTGGTGAGTTGAAAATATGAAGATCTTATGACGCCCCTTGCAAGAGCGCTTAACAAGTCGACGAAACACACGCAGTCCACTGGCAACAGGAAAGCACTATGCAATCGGGAGTGTCCAGTTTTTCTGGATCATCCGACAATAGTCAGCTCTCACTAAATCTTCAGAATAACGCTCCAGTCGCAGGAAATTATGGCGTTCCTGTCTGGACGAAAGATCACTACAAATCTCAGTATAAGGCCCCGCCTTATCTCTCTAATTATGTCCCGGGATTGAGGGATGCATCAGCTCAGGTTTCTGCTGAAAGGCGAAAACTAGACAACGAAAAAGCCTTAATAGCCTACTATTCATCCAAGATCCATGTCTCTCGTCATGACAGTATAATAAGCGGATGCTCCAATCCTTCTGTGGGCAGCGATAACTCAAGAAGGAGTGCGCGTATGAAGCATGCTCTCAAATCCACTCACAAGACTTTCGGCGACCATGGTTCCCCGCTTAGATGTGCTCACGATGAGTCTAAGTACTCCCCCGAGGTCTTCTCGAAAGGCTACCTGAATTATTGCTCTAAACTGCCTCTACCGGTATTAGAAAGCActaagcttttgaagagacaCAACATGTGGATTCCCATGACCCGATGGGATATTCGTGATAAAAATTCAGAAAGTGAGGGCCCCTCACTGTCGCACCATGATGGAAACAAAGAGGAGGATTCCCGCCTTTTCACTGACGTTAAAATACACCCTGCAGATTATCCTTCGAATCAAAACACATTCGTGGGGTCCATGACGATCCCACCACTATTTGGTGAGATGAAGCTCCCCCCATTCGCATACCAGTGCACAGTTGACCTGGACGACAACATTTATACATTAGGGGGGCTGACTTCATCATATCTATATTCTGACGAAGCACCAGATCTTAGTT
This is a stretch of genomic DNA from Lachancea thermotolerans CBS 6340 chromosome D complete sequence. It encodes these proteins:
- a CDS encoding Zn(II)2Cys6 transcription factor (conserved hypothetical protein) encodes the protein MDFQPKRKRSVHGCLTCRTRRKKCDENKPVCGGCERNFVQCTWPQHTGGRVRRKRGEAAELTSDRSSTSADPAAGQGFEFHIICGPRTPVFNRSGTLAFEAYSKSSSNQLTKFDEDAGRFVATPQFAAETPEELTRWISCCGERQTTKQADAANNTQGTLDDGSVETTLDMHMGGIAANVIGVPTGAIIVHASASADRLGWALQRDNWAYGQLLERYRKAEEVTDEDLAGIDLREFLFYTCVKGFVPKLDTQYTHPSLTTGATFLPQADRNSIVRSVFACCGATYLAWYDLERFQQLSDELYIDCKTQILEYVQSVDNYADEDWLFASLLLLCIRDKNSFTGTVDGCVWHLANSFLIISEKYYHRAPAQSLDDPLSDNLLRESIVLQPQERMFLESFIYHYSISLLFARDISALPNPCALFRSLSLVLKCPVYDIKGNNDWVSNPLLGLTLDAFEILAKLSYIARMPMPLGPTWLGKVVHLKSLCTCYAPPAPTSPDMTEAEWLNYRVTSATGVLVTKACDLLAKKIIDYDSFDIDSSDVQMRTREIIQLFKDLPSDHKIWGILPWTLLITGAFCRRIEDQIFITRKIEIMAHRAHSYCGLKMSSFLHAIWNSEVGINYLFDRDRLAQVDL
- a CDS encoding KLTH0D00660p (conserved hypothetical protein) produces the protein MRTLEDITIGGSTYTMADKDALRLGETAQSIVNKIFSRFMLLDALFRGMVFGVGVLVVVFLTAVLLIKIMLASQENGKAKAKSGNRNTSPSSVDNAKSGDQKSRNAKSSALNDEDHAHLLSRKVIPINSTDDFTEELEISVMEEDD
- a CDS encoding 2,3-butanediol dehydrogenase (similar to uniprot|P39713 Saccharomyces cerevisiae YAL061W putative polyol dehydrogenase), yielding MRALAYFGQKDIRFTDSLAQPQVSHEDEVEIDVSWCGVCGSDLHEYLDGPIFFPANGKTHAMSGQGLPQAMGHEMSGIVSKVGSDVSKVKVGDHVVVGACCTCEDRARWPDVKHEREGLCIACKTGNPNCCTDLGFCGLGCQSGGFAEKIVLSERNVVKIPNSLPLDVAALVEPISVSWHAVRISKLQPGQTALVLGAGPIGLAAVLALQSHGAGTIIVSEPADTRRQKAEALGAQTFNPTEHGDNVIEALRKLAPGGEGFNFSYDCCGTSETFSAGLHTLTPKGVAVNIAVWGPKPIDFYPMDVTTSERFVTGSICYTTQDFEEVVDAMDKGKIDINKVKTMITGRERIENGFENGIMDLINNKEKNIKILLTPNNFKELA
- the ECM1 gene encoding Ecm1p (similar to uniprot|P39715 Saccharomyces cerevisiae YAL059W ECM1 Protein of unknown function localized in the nucleoplasm and the nucleolus genetically interacts with MTR2 in 60S ribosomal protein subunit export) — protein: MAKKISKHSRAARRLEVEDVEAQTLAKLPRAQNLDLTNKLIRTASKNEQLLEAKMRKKEGSGKRVGKKSIAKGLPENLDKERLEKALNVTSRLDGKVQKAKSRAKYVQNARKAGWDRTNESIKRDLALLTASKSDISSKDDKTAEDSMEQDEAYIDEDEGNSSTPPQAEATNAFDLLTDDVEA